A single Ctenopharyngodon idella isolate HZGC_01 chromosome 22, HZGC01, whole genome shotgun sequence DNA region contains:
- the si:dkey-78k11.9 gene encoding P2Y purinoceptor 1, which produces MMESNTTCKTVNFDFTHRFLPSVYVIVFTLGVIGNCMGLKSVYDNWKKMGNINIFVVNLCLADILYLFTLPYLVIYYAFNSEWIFGDVFCKIIRLCFCINLYGSIGFLTCISVYRYLGIVHTLRVKGRIGTKHSVVIVLLVWFLVFLQCLPDMFFDKTSINKTTCFDTTADQYIREYLKYSIGRTVVGFGIPLLIMVCCYGHVAFTLMTKKDIDVILKLRCLRLVVILTLLFSICFIPYHIFRNLNLATRISKLDGTCKKWYSNVYILNQVGNGLACMNSAINPLVYLFNNDELLMKCFMRCRGARQSSAVSLVEESHFQKRNIDSMAMK; this is translated from the coding sequence ATGATGGAGTCCAACACAACCTGtaaaactgtcaattttgattttacgCACAGATTTTTGCCCTCAGTCTACGTGATTGTTTTCACACTTGGAGTAATTGGCAACTGCATGGGACTGAAATCTGTGTACGATAACTGGAAGAAAATgggtaatataaatatatttgtggtCAACCTTTGCCTGGCAGACATTCTATATCTTTTCACTTTGCCTTATTTGGTGATTTACTACGCATTCAACAGCGAATGGATATTTGGAGATGTTTTCTGCAAGATTATAAGATTGTGTTTCTGCATCAATCTATACGGCAGCATTGGTTTCCTCACGTGCATCAGCGTTTACAGGTATCTCGGCATCGTTCACACTTTGAGGGTTAAAGGCAGGATTGGAACAAAACATTCGGTGGTGATTGTTTTGCTGGTGTGGTTTTTGGTTTTTCTTCAGTGCCTGCCAGATATGTTCTTTGACAAAACCTCCATCAACAAAACAACTTGTTTTGACACAACTGCGGACCAGTACATAAGGGAATACCTGAAGTACAGCATCGGAAGGACGGTTGTTGGATTCGGGATCCCGTTGTTAATAATGGTATGCTGCTACGGACATGTGGCGTTTACTCTGATGACTAAGAAAGACATCGATGTCATCTTGAAGCTGAGATGTCTCAGGCTGGTTGTTATCCTGACCCTGCTCTTCTCTATTTGTTTCATTCCTTATCATATTTTTAGGAATTTAAACCTGGCAACTCGAATCTCCAAGCTGGACGGCACGTGTAAGAAATGGTATTctaatgtgtacattttaaatcaggtTGGTAATGGATTGGCATGCATGAATAGTGCGATCAACCCACTGGTTTACCTCTTTAACAATGACGAACTGCTAATGAAGTGTTTTATGAGGTGCAGAGGAGCACGTCAATCTTCTGCGGTCTCTCTTGTGGAGGAATCTCACTTTCAGAAGCGTAATATTGACAGCATGGCCATGAAATAG
- the ccn5 gene encoding WNT1-inducible-signaling pathway protein 2 isoform X2, whose amino-acid sequence MMDKIQRDRNILMAWALLFYLGSQVCCQQCGGPCQCQGSVPVCPEGVPLILDGCQCCQVCARQQGEACSEVFPCDSQRGLQCDYSASFPGDPGECVSQKELGCEHNGVSYQEGQVFQPSCALQCRCSGGGVTCVPRCSEDVLLPTPDCPHPRRVQQPGKCCKEWVCENMDNTVLQDAHIASRSDQTLPADPGYQTRPGSNCIDQSSEWSACSLTCGSGISTRVSNQNPSCRLEMQIRLCMIRPCQPVLHRTPQWSRRKCQPSYRSATPVRLFHQGCYSTQFYRPRYCGSCTDSRCCTPYHTGTALVTFRCPGGRLLSHAVMIINSCICHYNCPYSSVGAYRGTPFLG is encoded by the exons ATGATGGACAAGAtacagagagacagaaacatCCTGATGGCATGGGCATTGCTGTTTTACCTAGGCTCACAG GTGTGCTGTCAGCAATGTGGAGGCCCTTGTCAGTGCCAAGGCTCTGTACCAGTCTGCCCAGAGGGAGTTCCTCTCATTCTCGATGGGTGCCAGTGCTGCCAGGTGTGTGCCCGGCAGCAGGGCGAGGCCTGCAGTGAGGTGTTTCCATGTGACAGTCAGCGCGGGCtgcaatgtgactacagtgccAGCTTCCCTGGTGACCCAGGAGAGTGTGTCA GCCAGAAGGAGCTGGGCTGTGAGCATAATGGAGTCTCTTACCAGGAAGGCCAGGTATTCCAGCCCTCTTGTGCTCTTCAGTGCCGTTGTTCGGGCGGAGGGGTGACCTGTGTGCCCCGGTGCAGTGAGGATGTTCTCCTGCCCACCCCAGACTGCCCTCATCCTCGTAGGGTTCAGCAACCAGGAAAATGCTGTAAAGAGTGGGTGTGTGAAAATATGGACAACACAGTGCTTCAGGACGCTCATATAG CTTCCAGAAGTGACCAGACATTGCCTGCAGATCCTGGATACCAAACCAGACCCGGCTCAAACTGCATAGACCAGAGCTCCGAGTGGAGTGCTTGTTCGCTGACCTGCGGGTCTGGAATATCCACACGGGTGTCCAATCAAAACCCATCCTGTCGCTTGGAGATGCAGATCCGCTTGTGTATGATCCGACCCTGTCAGCCTGTTCTCCATAGAACCCCACAG TGGTCAAGGAGGAAATGTCAACCCAGCTACAGGTCAGCAACCCCAGTTCGGCTTTTCCACCAGGGCTGCTATAGTACACAGTTCTATAGGCCTCGTTATTGTGGCTCATGTACAGACAGCCGTTGCTGCACTCCTTACCATACTGGCACGGCACTGGTCACTTTCCGCTGCCCTGGGGGAAGACTGCTCAGTCATGCTGTCATGATCATCAACTCCTGCATCTGTCATTACAACTGCCCCTATTCATCTGTAGGGGCATATAGAGGGACACCCTTCCTGGGTTAG
- the ccn5 gene encoding WNT1-inducible-signaling pathway protein 2 isoform X1 gives MMDKIQRDRNILMAWALLFYLGSQSLGILTVCCQQCGGPCQCQGSVPVCPEGVPLILDGCQCCQVCARQQGEACSEVFPCDSQRGLQCDYSASFPGDPGECVSQKELGCEHNGVSYQEGQVFQPSCALQCRCSGGGVTCVPRCSEDVLLPTPDCPHPRRVQQPGKCCKEWVCENMDNTVLQDAHIASRSDQTLPADPGYQTRPGSNCIDQSSEWSACSLTCGSGISTRVSNQNPSCRLEMQIRLCMIRPCQPVLHRTPQWSRRKCQPSYRSATPVRLFHQGCYSTQFYRPRYCGSCTDSRCCTPYHTGTALVTFRCPGGRLLSHAVMIINSCICHYNCPYSSVGAYRGTPFLG, from the exons ATGATGGACAAGAtacagagagacagaaacatCCTGATGGCATGGGCATTGCTGTTTTACCTAGGCTCACAG AGCCTGGGAATACTTACC GTGTGCTGTCAGCAATGTGGAGGCCCTTGTCAGTGCCAAGGCTCTGTACCAGTCTGCCCAGAGGGAGTTCCTCTCATTCTCGATGGGTGCCAGTGCTGCCAGGTGTGTGCCCGGCAGCAGGGCGAGGCCTGCAGTGAGGTGTTTCCATGTGACAGTCAGCGCGGGCtgcaatgtgactacagtgccAGCTTCCCTGGTGACCCAGGAGAGTGTGTCA GCCAGAAGGAGCTGGGCTGTGAGCATAATGGAGTCTCTTACCAGGAAGGCCAGGTATTCCAGCCCTCTTGTGCTCTTCAGTGCCGTTGTTCGGGCGGAGGGGTGACCTGTGTGCCCCGGTGCAGTGAGGATGTTCTCCTGCCCACCCCAGACTGCCCTCATCCTCGTAGGGTTCAGCAACCAGGAAAATGCTGTAAAGAGTGGGTGTGTGAAAATATGGACAACACAGTGCTTCAGGACGCTCATATAG CTTCCAGAAGTGACCAGACATTGCCTGCAGATCCTGGATACCAAACCAGACCCGGCTCAAACTGCATAGACCAGAGCTCCGAGTGGAGTGCTTGTTCGCTGACCTGCGGGTCTGGAATATCCACACGGGTGTCCAATCAAAACCCATCCTGTCGCTTGGAGATGCAGATCCGCTTGTGTATGATCCGACCCTGTCAGCCTGTTCTCCATAGAACCCCACAG TGGTCAAGGAGGAAATGTCAACCCAGCTACAGGTCAGCAACCCCAGTTCGGCTTTTCCACCAGGGCTGCTATAGTACACAGTTCTATAGGCCTCGTTATTGTGGCTCATGTACAGACAGCCGTTGCTGCACTCCTTACCATACTGGCACGGCACTGGTCACTTTCCGCTGCCCTGGGGGAAGACTGCTCAGTCATGCTGTCATGATCATCAACTCCTGCATCTGTCATTACAACTGCCCCTATTCATCTGTAGGGGCATATAGAGGGACACCCTTCCTGGGTTAG